The Sporosarcina sp. Te-1 DNA window GGATGTCAATAAAAAACGAGGCGTCACCATTATGATGGTCACGCATGATCCGGTTGCCTCCAGCTATTGCAGCCGCGTCGTATTTTTGAAAGATGGGATGATCTATTCGGAATTGTACCGTGGCGACAAAACGAGACAAGCCTTCTTCCAGGAAATCCTGAAAGTCCAGGGCGTTCTCGGGGGTGACAGCGTTGACACTCTTTAATCTCGTCACCCGCAGCATGCGGAAAAACATTAAGCATTATTATTTGTATTTTTTTGCACTAATTTTAAGCGTTGTTCTCTATTTTGTGTTCGCTACGCTGCAACATGATTCGGCAGTAATCGCAGAGACCAATCGTTCCATGAACATGTCGGCCGGCTTCCGAGCAGCGGGGATTCTACTGATTTTCATAGCAGGCATCTTTGTCATTTATGCAAATGCCATCTTTTTGAAAAGACGCAGCCGTGAAATCGGTTTATATCAATTGATCGGGCTTACCAAAGGAGCGGTAGCACGACTGTTGATTATTGAAAATGCACTTTTAAGTTCAGGGGCGTTGCTTGTCGGGGTCGGAATCGGCATATTGCTTTCACGGCTGTTTCTGCTGTTGCTTATGAAGCTTGTTGGTTTTGACGGCTTTATTGAATTGCATTTATCCGTTGCCGCCGTCCTACAGACCATTTTCGTATTTGCGGCAATTATCGTGTTGACCTCCTTTCAAATGGTGGCACGGGTATACCGTTCTACCTTGCTCAGCCTTTTTAAAGCGGATAAATCAGAGGAGCATCCGAAACAACCCAAACCGTTCCTCTCGGCGTTTTTAGGCTGTTTAGGAATTGTATTGATCGCTTTTGGTTACTGGTATTCCGGACATATGATCAATGCCTTGCTGTTTTTTAACATGCTTATCGTCTTAGCCGCTACGATTTCTGGAACCTATTTAGTGTTCCGGGTCAGCATTAGTTGGTTGCTCTATAAAGTGCGAGCTCGCAAAAATGGCCATCTTGGACTTTATAACAGTTTGTCTATCGCATCGATTATGCACCGTATGCGGGGAAACGCAAACTCCCTGACGATTATTGCAGTGCTCTCCGCCATGACATTAACAATGGTAGCAGGGGCGTGCTCGTTCTATTACTCGACAGAAAAAGATGCGAAGCAAATCATGCCGTTTCATTATATGGTGTTGCTGGGGGAGGATGAAAATCGAAACTATCAGGTGGAGCAGTTTCTTAAGGAATTGGATTCCGAGGGAATTGGATACACAACATCCACCGTGGAATCGCTCTATGTAACCGGAAAATTTATGGGGGATGATTTTCCAAACTGGTTGGCCGGATCTACCTATTTCTCGATTGTCAGCGAAGAACAGCTTCGAGAGGCAGGATTAGCAGTTCCAGATCCGGGCTCTGGACAAGGGATGGTCTATGATGCTTCACTTGCCTGGATTTTAAAATCAGTGAAGACGCCGTATGAAGTGAAATTAACAGATGATCCGAAAGAGTTATCAGTTACGATTGGACAGCTTGGCGATGGAAATGTCATCAACTTTCCAAGTCCAGGTACTCAAATCGTTGTACCAGACCCTATTTTCCAAGAAACACGCGATATGTTTCAAGATAGCAAAGCAGAAACGTATACATTCCGCACTATAACCATAAACGATGATCATGATCTAGAAAATGCGTTCAATATTTCACGTCAGGATAAATACACTGCTTTCTCTTTCACTTATTATGAGTTGTATAAGCAAAACGTCCAAAATAATGGATTAACCATCTTCATCGCGGGCTTCCTCGGATTGATCTTTCTCTTGACGACAGGCAGCATTTTATATTTTAAACAGATGACGGAAGCTGAGCAGGAAAAGAGCAATTACGCTACACTCCGACAACTGGGATTCACAAGCAAAGAGATCATGCGGGGCATTGTCAAAAAACAGGTTTTTGTTTTCGGCTTGCCATTGCTGATCGGGTTATTACACTCCGTATTTGCAGTGAAATCTGCTTCTTTCATGTTTATGTCGGATATTACCGTACCGGTCACCATCTCAATGACCTTGTATGTTTTGATCTATTTGATTTTCGCCTTCTTAACAGTTGGCTACTATCGTAAAATAGTGAAGGCAGCGCTTTAAATCGATGCCACTGGCCAGGGGGATTCTCTCCTGGCTTTTATCAACTTCAAAATTTAAAAAATCCTTATTACGGATATAATAAAACACATTGAAATCCACCAATGACGATGATACACTACATCAAGTCGGTAGATTTTTCGAGCCGAAGATAAGTGTTTTCCTCGTGCGTTAAAGGCACGGGTAATAAGTTTCCTTCTTTAGGAACCGTCCGATTCCATGTTCGGACGGTTTTTACGTTTGCCATGTATAAAGAGGAAGCTATTTAGGGTAAGGAAAGAAGAGTACATATTTACAGCATAGAGAAGGAGTGTATGGAATGAAAGCGTTGGAATGGCTAGTTGGACCGGCAAATGATTTCATTTGGACATACATATTGATCGGCCTGTTGCTTTTGATCGGTTTGTATTTTACGGTGCGGACAAAGTTTGTCCAATTCCGCCTGTTTGGCGAAATGTTTCGTTTGATTTTTGAAAAGAAGGGTAGCGACCATGGAGTTTCGGCGTTCCAGGCATTTACAATCAGTGCGGCTTCGCGGGTTGGCACGGGGAATGTCACGGGTGTTGCACTTGCCATTGGCATCGGCGGTCCCGGAGCTGTGTTTTGGATGTGGATTATCGCTTTGATCGGCATGGCGACAGCTTTCGTCGAAAGTACATTGGCACAAGTGTATAAAGTGCGTGACGGGAATACATTTCGCGGCGGTCCTGCCTATTATATGGAAAAGGCGCTCGGTTTGCGGAAACTTGGTATTGTCTTTGCCATTCTGTTAACACTCTGTTTTGGTTTCATCTTCAACGCAGTTCAGTCAAATACGATCAGTCAATCATTTCATGACGTGTTCAATCTGCCACTTTGGTTGGTCGGACTTATTCTAGTTCTATTGACCGCCATCATTATTTTCGGCGGAGTACAAAGGATTGTTAAAGTGACGCAAGCGATCGTTCCGATCATGGCGACGTTTTACTTGCTCATTGCCATTTTTGTTTTAATTATTAATATTACTGAAATCCCAGGCATGATCGCCCTTATTTTTGAACATGCCTTCGGAATTAAAGAGATGGCTGGGGCAGGAATCGGTGCTGCGATGATGCAAGGAGTCCGGCGCGGTTTATTCTCCAATGAAGCGGGAATGGGGAGCGTTCCGAATGCGGCAGCGACGGCTAATGTGTCGCATCCGGCAAAACAGGGCCTTGTTCAAAGCTTAGGTGTATTTTTCGACACGATTATCATTTGTTCGGCAACGGCCTTCATCATCATTTTGGCTGGATTGTATGATAAAGGGGAAGAGAGCGGCATCATTTTGACGCAATCGTCGATGGCAGTTCATGTCGGTTCATGGGCTCCGTATTTCGTTGCTGTCGCAATCATGTTCTTCGCATTCAGTTCGATCGTCGGCAATTATTATTATGGTGAAACAAACATCGAATTCATCAAAGCACATAAATCGTGGATGATTCTGTATCGGATCGTTGTCCTTGGCTTTGTGATGTTCGGTGCTTTGGCGAAAGTGGATATCGTCTGGAGCATGGCTGATCTGTTTATGGGCTTGATGGCTGTGTTGAACTTACTTGTCATTCTTTTACTTGGCAAGGTGGCCTTTAAAGTGTTGGATGACTTTACAAGACAACGGAAACAAGGGAAAGACCCGATTTTCAAGGCAAGCACCATACCAAATTTGAAGGGTGCGGAATGTTGGGAAGATAAGAAATGATGTTCAAAAAGTGATGGGAATCCTTTGACAGTTCCCATCGCTTTTTCTATTCTTATACTAAGTCGCATAGAAAATGTAAGTATTGACCGGTCATTTGAGAAGAACTATAATTACATAAAAAATAATCCGACAATTATTTTATTTTAGAGGGATGTGAGAAGTATGGTCACTTCTACGTTGGAACAGCTATGCATCCTCTATACAGATTTGACTTACGAGGATATCGGGAGGCTGGAGGAAGTCGCCTCTACATTGCAATTATATGCTGATATGTCGGATTCCTATATGTTCATCGATTGCAAAATCAAGGACAACGATCATGCAATCGTTGTGGCAGAAGCGTTTCCCCGCAATGCAAACAACATTTATGAAAACTCGGTCGTGGGGAAAATTGTGTTTGAATCGTTTGAGCCCGGTGTTTTTTATAGTTACAAGAACGGTAAAAAGTCGATTATCCGTCAAGCGATTACACAAGAAGGAAAATCGGTCGATCAAACCGTCGTTCCCATTAAAAATAAATGTCACCAAGTCATTGGAGTATTAATTCAGGAGAAAG harbors:
- a CDS encoding ABC transporter permease, producing MTALTLFNLVTRSMRKNIKHYYLYFFALILSVVLYFVFATLQHDSAVIAETNRSMNMSAGFRAAGILLIFIAGIFVIYANAIFLKRRSREIGLYQLIGLTKGAVARLLIIENALLSSGALLVGVGIGILLSRLFLLLLMKLVGFDGFIELHLSVAAVLQTIFVFAAIIVLTSFQMVARVYRSTLLSLFKADKSEEHPKQPKPFLSAFLGCLGIVLIAFGYWYSGHMINALLFFNMLIVLAATISGTYLVFRVSISWLLYKVRARKNGHLGLYNSLSIASIMHRMRGNANSLTIIAVLSAMTLTMVAGACSFYYSTEKDAKQIMPFHYMVLLGEDENRNYQVEQFLKELDSEGIGYTTSTVESLYVTGKFMGDDFPNWLAGSTYFSIVSEEQLREAGLAVPDPGSGQGMVYDASLAWILKSVKTPYEVKLTDDPKELSVTIGQLGDGNVINFPSPGTQIVVPDPIFQETRDMFQDSKAETYTFRTITINDDHDLENAFNISRQDKYTAFSFTYYELYKQNVQNNGLTIFIAGFLGLIFLLTTGSILYFKQMTEAEQEKSNYATLRQLGFTSKEIMRGIVKKQVFVFGLPLLIGLLHSVFAVKSASFMFMSDITVPVTISMTLYVLIYLIFAFLTVGYYRKIVKAAL
- a CDS encoding sodium:alanine symporter family protein, which encodes MKALEWLVGPANDFIWTYILIGLLLLIGLYFTVRTKFVQFRLFGEMFRLIFEKKGSDHGVSAFQAFTISAASRVGTGNVTGVALAIGIGGPGAVFWMWIIALIGMATAFVESTLAQVYKVRDGNTFRGGPAYYMEKALGLRKLGIVFAILLTLCFGFIFNAVQSNTISQSFHDVFNLPLWLVGLILVLLTAIIIFGGVQRIVKVTQAIVPIMATFYLLIAIFVLIINITEIPGMIALIFEHAFGIKEMAGAGIGAAMMQGVRRGLFSNEAGMGSVPNAAATANVSHPAKQGLVQSLGVFFDTIIICSATAFIIILAGLYDKGEESGIILTQSSMAVHVGSWAPYFVAVAIMFFAFSSIVGNYYYGETNIEFIKAHKSWMILYRIVVLGFVMFGALAKVDIVWSMADLFMGLMAVLNLLVILLLGKVAFKVLDDFTRQRKQGKDPIFKASTIPNLKGAECWEDKK